In Desulfosoma sp., the genomic stretch AACCTTTTTTCATGGCGAACAGCCTTCTTTATGAACCGACACCCTTTCGACCACGTCCCGTGAAAGGCCTTCTCACTCATTTTAAAAGCCTCCTCAATTTACAGCGGCCGACGCACAGCGCTTGATAGCGGATTTGATAAAGCTTTTCAACAAACAAACGCATTTGCTCATGAGAAAAAACTCACGGATTTCCTTTTAGACCTTCTCAAGGCTGTGATAAACTTTTCATGTTGTTGTCCTCGAAATAATCCCTAAAGAAAGGAGCCGTCGGCGACCATGAAAGAACGTCAATACGTGATTGATGCCATGACCATTCAGGATTCTTGGCGTCTTTTCAAAATCCTGGCGGAGTTTGTGGAAGGCTTTGAAATTCTAGGGGATATCTATCCGGCCGTCTCTATCTTTGGGTCGGCCCGAGTGGGTCCGGGGGATCCCACGTATGAATTGACCGTGGAAATCGCCAAAAAATTGGCGCAGAACGGTTACAACATTATCACCGGGGGTGGTCCTGGAGTGATGGAAGCCGGCAACAAGGGGGCCAAGGAAGGTGGTGCGCATTCCGTGGGACTTAATATCGAATTACCCATGGAACAAAAACCTAACCCTTATGCCGATGTGAGGATCAACTTCAAGTACTTCTTTGTGCGCAAGGTCATGTTTGTCAAATATGCTCAGGCTTACGTGGCCATGCCGGGAGGCTACGGAACCCTGGACGAAGTCTTTGAAGCTCTCACCTTGATTCAGACACGGCGCATCAAACCTTTTCCCATCATTCTCGTGGGCAGCGATTATTGGGGGCCCCTGCTTCACTGGATGCGGCATACCCTGCTGCCTCGAGGCCTCATTTCTTCAGAAGACCCCGAGCTGGTCATGCTGGCCGATGATGCGGATCAGGTCGTCAAGATCATCAAGAAATACGTCATTGTGTAAGCGGAATGGGTTCGGCGGTCACGAATTCCAGGCGACCTTCGTCAGGAGCTGGATGGGCCGAAGCCTCGATGACGATTTCCTTTTTAAAATGTTCTTCCAAGGCTGTCAGGTCTTTTCTTTTACGGTTCAGAAGGTAATGGGCCACGTCGGCGGGGAGAGAAGCGCGCACTGCGATCACGTCTTCCCTAAGAAGCCCGTTCCAGATTTTTCGAAGGTACCATACGGCGGAAGTCTCCGTAGAACGCACCATGCCGGTTCCCGAGCACAAAGGACAAGCTCGATAGGACCCGAGCTGAATACTTAAGCCGAGATGTTCCCGTGAAATTTCCAGAAGTCCGAAAGACGAAATCTTGCCCACTTTGACCTTGGCTTTGTCTTTTTTGACTTCCTCACGCAATCGTCGTTCCACGTTGCGGATATGCTGGGTCTGACGCATGTCGATGAAATCCACCACCACCAGTCCCCCCAAATCCCGCAAGCGTAATTGACGTGGAATTTCTTCCGCCGCTTCCATATTGACTCGGTAAATGTTGTCTTCCTGAACCGTTTCTCGAGTCGCCTTGCCGGTATTGACATCGATGGCCACCAAGGCTTCTGTGCTGTCGATGACCAGATAACCCCCGGATTTAAGCGGCACCCTTTTTTGAAACAGCTGGTCGATCTGTTCTTCCAAATGAAACTTATTGAAAAGGGGGGCGTCCCCTTTGTAAAGCTTCACCAAGCGCTGATGCTTTGGGCTGATGATACGAATGAATTCCTTGACCTGCCGGTGCACCTCGGGATGATCCACCAAGATGGATTTCATTCCCGGGTGAAAATAGTCCCGCACCACACGAACGGCCAAATCCCTTTCCCGATAAATCAAGGCAGGGGCTTCGGTTTCCTTGACCTGTTTGAGAATCCCTTCCCAGATACGAACAAGGTAGCGAAGATCCTTTTGAATTTCTCGTTTCGTACGGTTTTCGGCCGCCGTACGCACAATGAGGCCCATCTCTTCCGGAACTTCCAGTTCCTGGACGATCTGCTTCAGTCTTTCCCGCTGGGTTTCGTCTTCGATCTTTCGAGACACCCCTCTTTGATTCTGGCCTGGAGCCAGCACCAGGTAGCGACCTGCCAGAGACACATAGGTTGTGAGGGCAGCCCCTTTATTCCCCACCTCTTCTTTGGTCACCTGGACCAAGACTTCTTGGCCTTGTCGAATC encodes the following:
- a CDS encoding TIGR00730 family Rossman fold protein — its product is MKERQYVIDAMTIQDSWRLFKILAEFVEGFEILGDIYPAVSIFGSARVGPGDPTYELTVEIAKKLAQNGYNIITGGGPGVMEAGNKGAKEGGAHSVGLNIELPMEQKPNPYADVRINFKYFFVRKVMFVKYAQAYVAMPGGYGTLDEVFEALTLIQTRRIKPFPIILVGSDYWGPLLHWMRHTLLPRGLISSEDPELVMLADDADQVVKIIKKYVIV
- a CDS encoding Rne/Rng family ribonuclease, producing the protein MTTQHLLINAHDPEEVRIALVEGQSLEGFFIETATRGKVVGNIYKGIVVNVQPSLQAAFVDYGGERNGFLPLSEIHPDYYAVEVEGPPKIQDVIRQGQEVLVQVTKEEVGNKGAALTTYVSLAGRYLVLAPGQNQRGVSRKIEDETQRERLKQIVQELEVPEEMGLIVRTAAENRTKREIQKDLRYLVRIWEGILKQVKETEAPALIYRERDLAVRVVRDYFHPGMKSILVDHPEVHRQVKEFIRIISPKHQRLVKLYKGDAPLFNKFHLEEQIDQLFQKRVPLKSGGYLVIDSTEALVAIDVNTGKATRETVQEDNIYRVNMEAAEEIPRQLRLRDLGGLVVVDFIDMRQTQHIRNVERRLREEVKKDKAKVKVGKISSFGLLEISREHLGLSIQLGSYRACPLCSGTGMVRSTETSAVWYLRKIWNGLLREDVIAVRASLPADVAHYLLNRKRKDLTALEEHFKKEIVIEASAHPAPDEGRLEFVTAEPIPLTQ